In Kordia antarctica, the following proteins share a genomic window:
- a CDS encoding LysE family translocator, translating into MQFEILISFCIATSLLAITPGPDNIYVLMQSIVNGRKYGIATVLGLMTGCIIHTSVVAFGASTILKQNPRLFFIIKLFGALYLVYLAYKVYASSGNIELGSDAIPKKSVWQLFKQGFIMNVLNPKVTLFFLALFPGFLFSETMNEVIQFYILGLLFMLVSFIIFSGIAVLAGIISDTIKKHKNIGIYLKWTQIIVFIGIAVFIMIN; encoded by the coding sequence ATGCAGTTTGAAATTCTCATATCTTTTTGTATTGCCACTTCGTTACTTGCCATTACGCCAGGACCAGACAATATCTATGTATTAATGCAAAGTATTGTAAACGGACGAAAATATGGAATAGCAACCGTTTTAGGACTCATGACAGGTTGTATCATTCACACTTCGGTGGTTGCATTTGGCGCTTCAACCATTCTCAAACAAAATCCTAGGTTGTTCTTTATTATCAAACTATTTGGGGCATTATATTTGGTATATCTTGCGTATAAAGTTTATGCAAGTTCGGGCAATATTGAATTGGGAAGCGACGCAATTCCTAAAAAAAGCGTTTGGCAATTATTCAAACAAGGATTTATTATGAATGTATTAAATCCGAAAGTTACACTATTTTTTCTGGCGTTATTTCCAGGGTTTCTATTTAGTGAAACGATGAACGAAGTAATTCAGTTTTACATATTAGGATTGCTTTTTATGTTAGTATCGTTTATTATCTTTAGTGGAATTGCCGTCTTAGCGGGAATCATTTCGGACACGATTAAAAAGCATAAAAACATCGGAATCTATCTAAAATGGACGCAAATAATTGTGTTTATTGGAATTGCAGTATTTATTATGATTAATTAA
- a CDS encoding quinone-dependent dihydroorotate dehydrogenase translates to MYQFLVKPILFLFDPEKVHHFTFSLIRTLSKIPFMRSLFRGMYVVNDKRLERTVFGLTFKNPVGLAAGFDKDAKLYNELSNFGFGFIEIGTLTPKPQIGNPKKRLFRLKQDEAIINRMGFNNGGVHEAVTRLKKNKGVLIGGNIGKNKTTPNESAVEDYKICFEALFPHVDYFVVNVSSPNTPNLRALQDKEPLTKLLTTLQTMNNAKDAPKPILLKIAPDLTNEQLEDIIEIIAETKIAGVIATNTTISREGLQSEAKGEMGGLSGKPLTNRSTEVIRFLAEKSNKAFPIIGVGGIHSAEDALEKLEAGADLVQLYTGFIYEGPKLIKEINKRILQEL, encoded by the coding sequence ATGTACCAATTCCTCGTAAAACCTATACTGTTTCTTTTTGATCCTGAAAAAGTACATCACTTTACCTTTTCATTAATTAGAACACTTTCTAAAATTCCTTTCATGAGAAGTCTTTTCAGAGGAATGTATGTTGTGAATGACAAACGTTTAGAACGAACTGTTTTTGGATTAACCTTTAAAAATCCTGTGGGTTTAGCTGCCGGATTTGATAAAGATGCCAAACTCTACAATGAGCTCTCAAACTTTGGTTTTGGTTTTATTGAAATAGGAACGTTGACGCCAAAACCACAAATTGGAAACCCTAAAAAACGGTTGTTTCGCTTAAAGCAAGATGAAGCAATTATAAACCGAATGGGATTCAACAATGGTGGCGTTCATGAAGCTGTGACACGTTTAAAGAAAAACAAAGGTGTATTAATTGGTGGAAACATCGGGAAGAATAAAACCACGCCAAACGAAAGTGCTGTTGAAGATTACAAAATTTGTTTTGAAGCGTTATTTCCGCATGTAGATTACTTTGTAGTAAATGTAAGTTCGCCCAATACTCCAAATTTACGTGCGTTGCAAGACAAAGAACCGTTGACAAAGTTACTGACAACCTTGCAAACGATGAACAATGCGAAAGATGCTCCGAAGCCAATTCTACTAAAAATTGCACCCGATTTAACCAACGAACAACTGGAAGATATCATAGAAATTATTGCGGAAACTAAAATTGCTGGCGTAATTGCTACAAACACAACAATTTCGCGTGAAGGTTTGCAATCGGAAGCCAAAGGTGAAATGGGCGGATTAAGTGGAAAACCACTCACAAATCGTTCTACGGAAGTGATTCGATTTCTAGCAGAAAAAAGCAACAAAGCGTTTCCAATCATTGGCGTTGGAGGAATTCACTCAGCAGAAGATGCATTAGAAAAACTAGAAGCTGGTGCAGATTTAGTTCAACTCTACACAGGATTTATTTATGAAGGTCCAAAATTGATTAAAGAGATTAACAAGCGAATTTTACAAGAATTGTAG
- a CDS encoding TonB-dependent receptor: MIKNYFILMLTTLLFSTFSYAQVAGTVTDDTSTPLLGVSIVVKGTTKGAISDFDGNYKIDAKQGAILVFSYVGYETQEVTVNGNTVNVTMVSGLGLDEVVLIGSRNANRTATDTAVPVDILDVNELKERSPQITVTEILNYAAPSFSSNPQSISDGTDHIAPASLRGLGPDQVLVLINGKRRHKTALVNVNGTFGRGSVGTDLSSIPSNAIDRIEILRDGAAAQYGSDAIAGVINIVLKKDTNKLQLSLTAGANFTSESGPDENIDGEKVNVGVNYGLPIGDEGGFINFTGNFNFRGATNRMQEWQGQIFNAYNSIERVADAAGYDTSLLLDNDFTDIFNFAGAAGITLTGSETQAELRTILGADVTDSELAARGQQRSDYNMRVGQSELRGAQFFGNMEIPLGEDLDFYAFGGIGYKNGNAAGFYRLPYQSRAYTPAYINGFLPEINSNITDKAIAVGIRGKLGDWNVDFSNNFGKNSFLYRISNSNNASLANSTPFEADAGGFNYSENTSNVDLNKYYEDIFAGFNVAFGAEYRVENYAIVAGEENSYAQYNTLGNIHDPTDPNSVVPTDFFGSSRPGGIQVFPGFKPENEVNAFRNSIAGYIDVEADFTESFMVAAAIRFEDFSDFGSTVNFKLATRLKATDNINIRAGFQTGFRAPSLHQIHYNSTSTLFVNGVPNEVGIFSNTSRVARLLGIEELKEETSTGFTLGFTAKIPNANLKLTIDGYLINIDDRAILTGQFDANGNAELASLFAQANASQAAFFANSVDTQTKGIDIVVDHKATLSDNLKLTNTLSFTLSKTTVEEVKVPTAISNAGLSDTYFDNTSRLYLEAAVPRTKGNLSHNLKIGDKWNIFLRNSYFGEVEEATNNTDPTVERIYAGKIVTDLSFGYSVSESLKLTLGANNLLDVYPDQSDPAFQSSGRFLYSRRSTQFGTNGRHVFARLSLSL, encoded by the coding sequence ATGATAAAAAATTACTTCATTTTGATGTTGACAACACTCTTGTTTTCAACATTTTCTTATGCTCAAGTCGCTGGAACAGTGACAGATGACACTTCAACTCCGTTGCTAGGAGTTTCTATTGTAGTCAAAGGAACTACCAAAGGTGCAATTTCTGATTTTGATGGAAATTACAAAATTGACGCTAAACAAGGAGCTATTTTAGTATTCTCCTATGTTGGTTATGAAACTCAGGAAGTAACCGTAAACGGAAACACAGTTAATGTAACAATGGTATCAGGACTTGGTCTTGATGAAGTTGTACTTATTGGATCTCGTAATGCTAACAGAACAGCGACTGACACAGCTGTACCAGTAGATATATTGGATGTTAATGAATTAAAAGAAAGATCGCCACAAATTACTGTTACAGAAATTCTAAACTATGCGGCACCTTCTTTTTCATCGAATCCACAATCTATTTCTGATGGAACAGACCACATTGCGCCTGCATCATTAAGAGGTTTAGGACCAGACCAAGTATTGGTTTTAATCAATGGAAAAAGAAGACACAAAACGGCTTTAGTAAATGTAAATGGTACATTTGGTAGAGGTAGTGTTGGTACCGATTTATCCTCAATACCATCTAATGCAATTGATAGAATTGAAATTTTAAGAGATGGAGCTGCTGCACAATATGGTTCTGATGCCATTGCAGGAGTGATCAATATCGTTTTAAAGAAAGACACTAACAAACTTCAATTAAGTTTAACTGCTGGAGCTAATTTTACAAGCGAAAGCGGACCAGATGAGAATATTGATGGAGAAAAAGTGAATGTTGGTGTAAACTATGGGCTTCCAATTGGAGACGAAGGTGGATTTATTAACTTTACTGGAAACTTCAATTTTAGAGGTGCAACGAATAGAATGCAAGAATGGCAAGGACAAATATTCAATGCGTATAACTCTATTGAAAGAGTTGCTGATGCTGCAGGTTATGATACTTCTTTATTATTAGATAATGACTTTACTGATATTTTTAACTTTGCGGGTGCTGCCGGAATTACCTTAACAGGATCGGAAACACAAGCAGAACTTAGAACCATATTAGGTGCTGATGTAACAGACAGTGAATTAGCTGCTAGAGGACAACAACGTAGTGATTATAATATGAGAGTTGGACAATCTGAACTTAGAGGCGCACAGTTTTTTGGAAACATGGAAATTCCTTTAGGAGAAGATTTAGACTTCTATGCTTTTGGAGGTATTGGATACAAAAATGGAAATGCGGCAGGATTCTACAGATTGCCATATCAAAGTAGAGCGTACACGCCAGCTTATATAAATGGTTTCTTACCAGAAATTAATTCAAACATAACTGACAAAGCAATTGCAGTTGGAATTAGAGGAAAATTAGGAGACTGGAATGTAGATTTTAGCAATAACTTTGGAAAGAATTCATTCTTATACAGAATTAGTAACTCTAACAATGCATCTTTAGCAAACTCAACACCATTTGAAGCAGATGCAGGAGGATTCAATTACAGTGAAAACACAAGTAATGTGGATCTTAATAAATATTATGAAGACATTTTCGCTGGATTCAACGTCGCTTTTGGAGCAGAATACAGAGTAGAAAACTACGCAATTGTCGCTGGAGAAGAAAACTCATATGCACAATACAATACATTAGGAAACATTCATGATCCTACAGATCCAAACTCAGTAGTGCCAACAGATTTCTTTGGTAGTAGTAGACCAGGAGGAATTCAAGTATTTCCTGGATTCAAGCCAGAAAATGAAGTAAATGCATTCAGAAACTCTATTGCTGGATACATTGATGTAGAAGCAGATTTTACGGAATCTTTTATGGTTGCAGCAGCAATTCGTTTTGAAGACTTTTCAGATTTTGGAAGTACAGTAAATTTCAAATTAGCTACTAGATTGAAAGCAACTGACAATATAAATATTAGAGCAGGATTTCAAACAGGATTTAGAGCACCTTCATTACACCAAATTCATTACAACTCAACGTCTACATTATTCGTAAACGGAGTTCCTAATGAAGTTGGAATTTTCTCAAACACATCTCGTGTTGCACGATTATTAGGAATTGAGGAATTAAAAGAAGAAACTTCTACTGGATTTACGTTAGGATTTACTGCTAAAATTCCAAACGCAAATTTAAAGTTAACAATAGATGGTTATCTAATAAACATTGATGACAGAGCTATCTTAACAGGTCAGTTTGACGCGAATGGAAATGCAGAACTAGCAAGTTTATTCGCGCAAGCAAATGCAAGTCAAGCGGCATTCTTTGCAAACTCTGTGGATACACAAACAAAAGGTATTGATATTGTTGTAGATCATAAAGCAACGTTGTCAGACAATTTAAAACTGACAAACACATTATCATTTACATTATCAAAAACGACTGTTGAAGAAGTAAAAGTTCCGACTGCAATATCAAATGCAGGATTATCGGATACATATTTTGATAACACAAGCAGATTGTATTTAGAAGCAGCAGTTCCAAGAACGAAAGGAAACTTATCGCACAACCTTAAAATAGGAGATAAGTGGAACATCTTTTTAAGAAACAGTTACTTCGGTGAAGTAGAAGAAGCTACAAACAATACGGATCCTACTGTAGAAAGAATCTATGCTGGTAAAATTGTTACAGACTTAAGTTTTGGATACAGCGTAAGCGAAAGCCTAAAACTAACGTTGGGAGCAAACAACTTATTAGATGTATATCCAGATCAATCTGATCCAGCTTTTCAATCAAGCGGAAGATTCTTGTATTCTAGACGTTCTACACAATTTGGAACAAACGGAAGACACGTTTTTGCAAGATTAAGTTTATCTTTATAA
- the pepT gene encoding peptidase T, translating into MQHIIDRFISYVTIDTESDETSETTPSTAKQWDLANLLVDELNKIGLSEVTIDDNAYIMATLPSNVAHEVPTIGFVSHIDTSPDFTGANVKPQIVHNYDGKDIVLNAEQNIVLSPDYFEDLLLYKGQTLITTDGTTLLGADDKAGVCEIVSAMEYLINHPEIKHGKIRIGFTPDEEIGRGAHKFDVAKFGADWAYTMDGSEIGELEYENFNAASAKIAIKGKIVHPGYAKGKMINSILIANEIMNALPPHDVPQETSGREGFYHLHTIKGSVEEASLEYIVRDHDKDKFEARKELIGKIAEDINSRYTYDPVTLVMKDQYYNMKEKVEPVFHIVDIAEEAMKAVGITPIIKPIRGGTDGSQLSFMGLPCPNIFAGGHNFHGRYEYVPVESILSAIEVIVKITELTAEKYKK; encoded by the coding sequence ATGCAACATATTATAGATAGATTTATTAGTTATGTAACGATTGACACAGAATCTGATGAAACTTCAGAAACGACACCAAGTACAGCAAAACAATGGGATTTAGCGAATTTATTAGTAGATGAATTAAATAAAATTGGACTCTCCGAAGTAACTATTGACGATAACGCTTACATTATGGCAACCTTGCCTAGTAATGTAGCGCATGAAGTTCCTACGATTGGTTTTGTGTCACATATTGATACTTCTCCAGATTTTACTGGCGCAAATGTAAAACCGCAAATTGTGCATAATTATGACGGAAAAGATATCGTTTTAAATGCTGAACAGAATATTGTGCTTTCGCCTGATTATTTTGAAGATTTATTATTATATAAAGGACAAACCTTAATTACTACTGACGGAACAACGTTGCTTGGCGCAGATGATAAAGCTGGAGTTTGCGAAATTGTTTCTGCAATGGAATACCTCATCAATCATCCAGAAATAAAACATGGAAAAATTCGTATTGGCTTTACGCCAGATGAAGAAATTGGTCGTGGCGCACACAAGTTTGATGTAGCAAAGTTTGGTGCAGATTGGGCGTATACAATGGACGGAAGCGAAATTGGCGAGTTGGAATATGAAAATTTTAATGCAGCAAGCGCAAAAATTGCTATTAAAGGTAAAATCGTTCATCCAGGATATGCCAAAGGAAAAATGATCAATTCTATTTTAATTGCGAATGAAATTATGAATGCATTGCCGCCACATGATGTTCCGCAAGAAACTTCGGGTCGTGAAGGATTTTATCATTTGCATACTATAAAAGGTAGTGTGGAAGAAGCTTCGTTGGAATATATTGTGAGAGATCATGACAAAGATAAGTTTGAAGCACGAAAAGAGTTAATTGGCAAGATTGCCGAAGATATTAACAGTCGGTATACATACGATCCTGTAACATTGGTTATGAAAGATCAATATTACAATATGAAAGAAAAGGTTGAACCTGTTTTTCACATTGTAGATATTGCTGAAGAAGCTATGAAAGCAGTAGGAATTACACCAATTATCAAACCAATTCGTGGAGGAACTGACGGTTCGCAGTTATCATTTATGGGTTTACCGTGTCCAAATATTTTTGCTGGCGGACATAATTTTCACGGACGTTATGAATATGTTCCGGTAGAAAGTATATTAAGTGCTATTGAAGTGATTGTGAAAATTACGGAATTGACTGCTGAGAAGTATAAAAAGTAA
- a CDS encoding YdeI/OmpD-associated family protein yields MKKYASAEEYIASFPEWAAKLHVLRNIVLKNSAVKETIKWNIPVFTVDGKNILGLSAFKSHVGLWFYQGALLKDEANLLVNAQEGKTQAMRHWKFTVADIIPEDLVKVYIDEAVQYQIDGKTVVMKKDTSIVISNELKVAFEADKKLETAFEKLSNYKQKEYAEYISTAKRVATKESRLKKIIPMILEGKGLNDSYR; encoded by the coding sequence ATGAAAAAATACGCTTCCGCAGAAGAATACATTGCTAGTTTCCCTGAATGGGCAGCTAAACTGCATGTATTGCGAAATATTGTGCTGAAAAATTCTGCTGTTAAAGAAACGATCAAATGGAATATTCCTGTGTTTACAGTTGATGGAAAGAATATTTTAGGTTTGAGTGCTTTTAAATCGCATGTTGGATTATGGTTTTACCAAGGTGCTTTATTGAAAGATGAAGCAAACCTTTTGGTAAATGCGCAAGAAGGAAAAACACAAGCCATGCGACATTGGAAATTTACAGTAGCTGATATAATTCCAGAAGATTTAGTGAAAGTTTATATTGACGAAGCTGTACAATATCAAATAGATGGAAAAACAGTTGTCATGAAAAAAGATACTTCGATTGTGATTTCTAACGAATTGAAAGTTGCTTTTGAAGCGGACAAAAAGTTAGAAACTGCTTTTGAAAAATTATCAAATTACAAACAAAAAGAATACGCTGAATATATAAGTACTGCAAAAAGAGTTGCGACTAAAGAAAGTAGACTCAAAAAAATAATTCCTATGATTTTGGAGGGTAAAGGTTTGAATGATTCATATCGATAA
- the yajC gene encoding preprotein translocase subunit YajC encodes MGELSQFIPLLLMVVVVYFFILAPSIKRQKKEKNFMVSIKKGDRVITKSGIHGKIVELNDKDNTCIIETLAGKIKFERAALSAEASVKINTLPAKK; translated from the coding sequence ATGGGAGAGTTAAGTCAATTTATACCGTTATTATTAATGGTTGTTGTAGTATACTTTTTTATACTAGCACCAAGCATTAAACGACAAAAAAAAGAAAAGAATTTCATGGTATCCATCAAAAAAGGTGATCGTGTGATTACCAAAAGTGGAATACATGGAAAAATTGTTGAGCTTAATGATAAAGACAACACTTGCATTATTGAAACTTTAGCAGGGAAAATTAAATTTGAACGCGCTGCACTTTCTGCGGAAGCATCCGTAAAAATCAATACGCTTCCTGCAAAAAAATAA
- a CDS encoding DUF1573 domain-containing protein, which produces MIRKGFLLLGAMSLVLFTSCKDDATKKVNSENVAQAAQRDAVAKNFAAMTFEKTEHDFGTINEGDQVETTFKFTNTGTAPLLISGIKGSCGCTVPNDWPKQPIAPGAEGQFTVKYNSTNKPNLKTNTVTVTANTETGSARVNIKAFATPSPELEAKRAKAKVERDARMKAQQEAQKAAGAKNGTEVKTGSTQAGHEGHNHQ; this is translated from the coding sequence ATGATCAGAAAAGGATTTTTATTATTAGGAGCTATGTCGCTTGTCTTATTCACATCATGTAAAGACGATGCAACAAAAAAAGTAAATAGCGAAAATGTTGCACAAGCAGCACAAAGAGATGCAGTAGCAAAAAACTTTGCAGCAATGACATTTGAAAAAACAGAGCATGACTTTGGAACTATCAATGAAGGTGACCAAGTGGAAACTACTTTTAAGTTTACAAACACTGGAACTGCACCTTTATTAATTTCAGGAATTAAAGGAAGTTGTGGATGTACTGTTCCTAACGATTGGCCAAAACAACCTATCGCACCAGGAGCTGAAGGACAGTTTACAGTAAAGTACAACTCTACAAACAAGCCAAACCTTAAAACAAATACTGTTACGGTAACGGCTAACACTGAAACAGGTTCAGCACGTGTTAATATCAAAGCATTTGCAACGCCTAGCCCAGAGTTAGAAGCTAAAAGAGCAAAAGCAAAAGTAGAAAGAGATGCTAGAATGAAAGCACAACAAGAAGCTCAAAAAGCTGCTGGTGCAAAAAATGGAACTGAAGTAAAAACGGGTTCAACTCAAGCAGGGCACGAAGGACACAATCATCAATAA
- the nusB gene encoding transcription antitermination factor NusB → MLTRRHIRVKVMQSIYALSQSQSDQVDKELKFINMSIANMHDLHMLTLDLFVKLNELAQKQLALSQKKYLATSAEKNPNKKFIQNAIIQHLVHNVNLKTAIQNRKLNDWELNGEYIRVIFDAMLASDVYKEYMASEETTYADDRAFLAKLFSEVIAPNEKLYEYFEDQKLTWLDDLPVVNTLILKSIKQCKPGKERIFLPELYKDDEDREFVKDLFTKTVLNDDMLTTEIQGKTPNWDKDRIANLDLILLKMAICEFLKFPSIPAKVTINEYIELAKEYSTSKSSMFVNGILDKLIKEYKKENKLNKIGRGLM, encoded by the coding sequence ATGCTAACAAGAAGACATATTCGAGTTAAAGTAATGCAATCCATTTATGCATTATCACAGTCACAGAGTGACCAAGTTGATAAAGAATTGAAGTTTATCAATATGAGTATAGCGAATATGCATGATTTACATATGCTGACACTAGACTTATTTGTTAAACTAAATGAGTTGGCACAAAAACAATTGGCGCTTTCTCAAAAGAAATATTTAGCAACTTCTGCGGAAAAAAATCCAAATAAGAAGTTTATTCAAAACGCTATTATTCAACATTTAGTTCACAATGTAAATTTAAAAACTGCTATTCAGAATCGTAAATTAAACGATTGGGAATTGAACGGCGAATATATCCGTGTAATATTTGATGCAATGTTAGCGAGCGACGTATATAAAGAATATATGGCTTCTGAAGAAACTACATATGCCGATGATCGTGCGTTTTTAGCTAAATTGTTCTCAGAGGTAATTGCGCCAAATGAAAAATTATACGAATATTTTGAAGATCAAAAATTAACATGGCTTGATGATTTGCCAGTTGTCAACACTTTGATTTTGAAATCGATCAAACAATGCAAGCCCGGAAAAGAGCGAATTTTTCTTCCTGAATTGTATAAAGATGATGAAGATAGGGAGTTTGTGAAGGATTTATTTACGAAAACAGTCTTAAATGATGATATGTTAACGACTGAAATTCAAGGAAAAACACCTAATTGGGATAAAGATAGAATTGCCAATTTAGATTTAATTTTGCTTAAAATGGCGATTTGCGAATTCTTAAAATTTCCTTCAATCCCTGCAAAAGTCACGATAAATGAATATATTGAGCTCGCAAAAGAATATTCTACGTCGAAAAGTAGTATGTTTGTAAACGGAATTTTAGACAAATTAATTAAAGAGTATAAAAAAGAAAATAAGTTAAATAAAATCGGTCGCGGTTTGATGTAA
- a CDS encoding Glu/Leu/Phe/Val family dehydrogenase codes for MVSDIINTNELHKVDPVFGQLSFDNHEQVVFCNDKDTGLKAIIGIHNTVLGPALGGTRMWQYNNEWEALNDALRLSRGMTFKAAITGLNLGGGKAVIIGNAKTQKTPALMRKFGEFVNSLSGRYITAEDVGMETADMDIVREVTPYVTGISESKGGAGNPSPITAYGVFMGMKAAAKYKFGSDVLEDKVVYVQGIGHVGEALVAHLSNEGAKVIIADINEERLQAVSKTYGAKIYRGKDIYAEEMDVYAPCALGATINDSSIYKLKAHVIAGAANNQLQDEVKHGALLKDRGIAYAPDFLINAGGIINVYAELEGYGKAEIMRKTENIYNTTLEIFKHSEENNSTTHNAALSIALDRIETRKKEANK; via the coding sequence ATGGTTTCAGACATCATAAATACTAACGAATTACATAAGGTAGATCCAGTCTTTGGGCAACTGTCTTTTGATAACCACGAACAAGTTGTTTTTTGTAACGACAAAGATACAGGATTAAAAGCAATTATAGGAATCCACAACACAGTTTTAGGACCTGCTTTAGGCGGAACTAGAATGTGGCAATATAATAATGAATGGGAAGCTTTAAATGATGCGCTTCGCTTATCACGCGGAATGACTTTTAAAGCCGCCATTACTGGATTGAATCTTGGTGGAGGAAAAGCCGTAATTATTGGAAATGCAAAAACACAAAAAACACCCGCATTAATGCGAAAGTTTGGTGAGTTTGTAAATTCATTAAGCGGACGCTATATCACAGCTGAAGATGTTGGAATGGAAACCGCTGATATGGACATCGTAAGAGAAGTAACACCATACGTAACTGGAATTTCAGAATCTAAAGGTGGCGCAGGAAATCCATCACCAATTACAGCATACGGCGTTTTTATGGGAATGAAAGCTGCTGCGAAATATAAATTTGGTTCCGATGTTTTAGAAGATAAAGTAGTATATGTACAAGGAATTGGACATGTTGGAGAAGCATTGGTTGCCCATTTATCAAATGAAGGCGCAAAAGTAATTATCGCTGACATTAATGAAGAACGTTTGCAAGCCGTAAGCAAAACCTACGGAGCAAAAATTTACAGAGGTAAAGATATTTATGCGGAAGAAATGGATGTGTATGCACCATGTGCTTTAGGAGCTACTATAAATGATAGTAGTATTTATAAATTGAAAGCACACGTAATTGCCGGAGCTGCAAACAATCAGTTGCAAGACGAAGTAAAACACGGAGCACTATTAAAAGATAGAGGAATTGCATACGCACCAGATTTCTTAATCAACGCTGGCGGAATTATCAATGTTTACGCTGAATTGGAAGGATATGGCAAGGCGGAAATCATGCGTAAAACAGAAAATATTTACAATACTACTTTGGAAATATTTAAACATTCAGAAGAAAATAATTCCACCACACACAACGCTGCTTTGAGCATTGCATTGGATAGAATTGAAACTAGAAAAAAAGAAGCGAATAAATAG